A single region of the Marinobacter salinisoli genome encodes:
- a CDS encoding autotransporter assembly complex protein TamA, which translates to MLSVRAAFTIRLSQLAALALCCLVPVMVLAQQVSIDVQGDYPELKENAEAFVGEVKGRTARELRRSVPTNVKKVSRALRAMGYYNPTIDWELERDEEEPDEKKSARLIISVVPGEPVRVISRKVEINGAAASDEDFTQNLPNKPSEGDVLNHGEYASLRGTIESRARRRGYFDGKFTTSTLAVNPEAGTAEITLIFESGERYALGEVTFEEGHWFELGLLEDFVTFEPGIPYHADEVAQLNRNLSSSGYFAGIEIEAPPEDAVDGVIPVSVSLTRREPRSVSTGVGFSTDVGPRFRGNWLEHWLNPMGHRRGAEIEFSEPRQNLSAYYELPLDPPMTDLIRLTAGFQREDIDNVESELITIGQQWQHQLDNDWLQVLSIRWEGERFNIRDEERGTSSLFLPGAAYSKIHADSPLDPSRGYRLQFDITGSHRALLSKADILHASVLAKGLYTVFDRHRFVGRFHVGGVATNDFSDVPPSLRFFAGGDQSVRGYGYETLSPDNENGVPVGGRFLLVSSGEYQYGISDRWRAAVFVDHGNAINNFNDPLATGVGIGVRWISPVGPLRLDIAKGLDREFGGDWRLHFSMGPEL; encoded by the coding sequence ATGCTTTCAGTACGCGCAGCTTTCACCATTCGCCTATCGCAGTTGGCCGCGCTGGCCCTTTGCTGCCTTGTGCCGGTAATGGTGCTTGCTCAGCAGGTAAGTATTGACGTGCAGGGGGACTACCCGGAACTGAAAGAGAACGCGGAAGCGTTTGTTGGCGAGGTCAAGGGTCGGACCGCCAGGGAGCTGCGCCGCTCGGTCCCCACCAACGTCAAGAAAGTCTCACGGGCACTGCGTGCCATGGGCTATTACAACCCCACCATTGACTGGGAGTTGGAGAGGGACGAGGAAGAGCCGGATGAGAAAAAGAGCGCTCGCCTGATCATATCGGTGGTGCCCGGTGAGCCGGTTCGGGTGATTTCCCGTAAGGTCGAAATAAACGGTGCCGCCGCTTCCGACGAAGATTTCACCCAAAACCTGCCCAACAAACCTTCAGAGGGTGACGTCCTGAATCATGGCGAGTACGCCTCGCTGCGCGGCACCATCGAGTCCCGGGCCCGCCGGCGCGGCTATTTCGACGGCAAGTTCACGACCAGCACCCTGGCGGTCAATCCGGAGGCGGGGACGGCAGAGATCACCCTGATTTTCGAGAGCGGTGAACGCTATGCGCTCGGCGAGGTCACTTTCGAGGAAGGGCACTGGTTCGAGCTGGGCTTGCTGGAGGATTTTGTCACCTTTGAGCCGGGCATTCCGTACCACGCGGATGAGGTTGCCCAGCTGAACCGTAATCTTTCAAGCAGCGGCTATTTTGCGGGTATTGAGATTGAGGCGCCCCCGGAGGACGCCGTTGACGGAGTGATCCCGGTCAGTGTCAGCCTGACTCGCCGGGAACCCCGATCGGTGTCGACCGGGGTGGGCTTCTCCACGGATGTGGGGCCACGGTTCCGGGGCAACTGGCTGGAACACTGGCTCAATCCAATGGGACACCGCCGGGGTGCTGAAATCGAGTTCTCCGAACCACGGCAGAATTTGAGTGCCTACTATGAGCTGCCGCTGGATCCGCCAATGACGGACCTGATCCGCCTGACCGCCGGCTTTCAGCGCGAGGACATCGATAATGTCGAGTCGGAACTGATTACCATAGGCCAGCAGTGGCAGCATCAGCTGGATAATGACTGGTTGCAGGTGCTATCTATCCGTTGGGAGGGCGAGCGCTTCAACATCCGCGACGAGGAGCGCGGCACCAGTAGCCTGTTCTTGCCCGGCGCTGCCTACTCGAAAATCCACGCCGACTCGCCCCTGGACCCCTCAAGGGGATACCGCTTGCAGTTTGATATCACCGGCTCGCACCGGGCGCTGCTCTCCAAGGCTGACATCCTGCATGCCAGTGTTCTGGCCAAGGGGTTGTACACGGTATTTGATCGACATCGCTTTGTTGGCCGTTTTCACGTTGGGGGCGTGGCCACCAATGACTTCTCGGATGTCCCACCATCGCTGAGGTTTTTTGCCGGTGGTGATCAGAGCGTGCGTGGTTACGGCTACGAGACCTTGTCCCCGGACAACGAAAACGGCGTTCCGGTAGGTGGGCGTTTCCTGCTGGTGAGCAGTGGCGAATACCAATACGGCATCTCGGATCGCTGGCGGGCTGCGGTGTTTGTGGATCATGGCAACGCCATCAACAACTTCAATGATCCGCTGGCTACCGGCGTGGGCATCGGTGTTCGCTGGATCAGCCCGGTAGGGCCGCTGAGGTTGGATATCGCCAAGGGGCTGGATCGGGAATTCGGCGGCGACTGGCGTTTACACTTTTCCATGGGACCAGAGCTTTGA
- a CDS encoding amidase: MDDLHYLPAHQLLAKLQSGELSSEQLTRLHLERIGQYNPAINAVVQQDTVRALKQAAEADQKRASGDSLGPLHGLPLTVKDTWEVTGLITAAGAPALKAYTPEHNADVVQRLQDAGAIILGKTNVPLFASDIQTYNKVYGFTRNPYNPDRTPGGSSGGAAAALACGLTPLEVGSDVGGSIRTPAHFCGVFGHKPTRDIISMRGHIPGPPGSLTQPDLAEAGPMARCSQDLELLLKVVAGPRPADARSWTLQMDPPAVSELAQARVGLWLDDPLCPIDSELRDGYRDLAGKLEQRGALVAKAQHPLLNLAHILPAYFNLLGSLMSPSLKASQRRQMKWVARLAPWLTFFGPVTHGIGEYGRGAIQPVYQWAVWNETREKMRHQIEELFDEFDVLLTPITPTAAIPHDHSQPMFKRRITVDGQQRSYMDQMCWIALATLLGLPATAVPIGRTQAGLPYSIQVIGAPGADLTTIRFGHLLEQAGLAGFTPPPQR, translated from the coding sequence ATGGACGACCTGCATTACCTCCCTGCGCACCAATTACTTGCCAAACTCCAATCCGGCGAGCTCAGCAGCGAACAACTGACGCGCCTGCATCTGGAACGAATCGGGCAATACAATCCGGCCATAAACGCGGTGGTACAGCAGGACACTGTGCGGGCGCTGAAACAGGCTGCCGAAGCGGATCAAAAGCGGGCCTCCGGCGACTCACTGGGCCCGCTCCACGGCCTGCCACTGACCGTGAAAGATACTTGGGAAGTAACTGGCTTGATTACTGCGGCCGGCGCGCCGGCACTCAAAGCGTATACTCCCGAACACAATGCCGATGTTGTGCAGCGCCTTCAGGATGCCGGCGCCATCATTCTGGGCAAGACCAACGTTCCGCTCTTCGCCTCCGACATACAGACCTACAACAAGGTCTATGGCTTCACCCGCAATCCCTACAATCCCGATCGGACACCGGGCGGTTCCTCTGGCGGTGCCGCAGCGGCACTCGCCTGCGGACTGACCCCGCTTGAGGTGGGCAGCGACGTGGGCGGTTCGATTCGCACGCCGGCGCACTTCTGCGGGGTGTTCGGTCACAAGCCGACCCGGGACATCATCTCAATGCGGGGCCATATACCCGGCCCCCCGGGCAGCCTGACCCAGCCGGATCTGGCCGAAGCTGGCCCCATGGCCCGGTGCAGTCAGGACCTGGAATTGCTATTGAAGGTTGTCGCCGGCCCGAGGCCCGCTGATGCCCGCAGCTGGACCCTTCAGATGGATCCGCCGGCCGTGTCTGAACTCGCTCAGGCCCGGGTCGGCCTCTGGCTCGACGATCCGCTGTGCCCGATCGACAGCGAGTTGCGCGACGGTTATCGGGATTTGGCCGGCAAACTGGAGCAACGCGGCGCCTTGGTCGCAAAAGCCCAGCATCCTCTGCTGAATCTGGCGCATATCCTGCCGGCCTACTTCAATTTGCTGGGCAGCCTGATGTCGCCGTCGCTCAAAGCGTCCCAGCGGCGCCAGATGAAGTGGGTGGCACGGCTCGCCCCCTGGCTTACATTTTTCGGCCCGGTAACCCATGGCATAGGCGAATACGGTCGGGGGGCAATACAACCGGTTTACCAGTGGGCAGTGTGGAATGAAACCCGGGAAAAGATGCGCCATCAGATTGAAGAGCTGTTCGACGAGTTCGATGTGTTGCTCACGCCGATAACGCCAACAGCCGCGATTCCGCATGACCACAGCCAGCCCATGTTCAAGCGCCGGATAACGGTAGACGGACAACAACGGTCGTACATGGATCAGATGTGCTGGATCGCCCTGGCCACCTTGCTGGGCCTGCCAGCAACTGCCGTACCCATCGGGCGGACCCAGGCGGGCCTGCCCTACAGTATTCAGGTGATTGGCGCCCCGGGCGCTGACCTGACGACCATCCGTTTTGGTCACCTGCTGGAGCAAGCGGGCCTGGCAGGCTTCACTCCGCCACCGCAACGGTAA
- a CDS encoding gamma-glutamyl-gamma-aminobutyrate hydrolase family protein, which translates to MHDPSLDEPELPGLTIGISGPSRRATTHRLISLGLRMYGAHTHYIRPGSHTNVPLLDGLVLSGGTHIHPERYGQQPQVSARYDPRRDATDYRLLEQAERIGIPVLGICRGAQLINIFHGGSLCQNVKPIRVHTRHRPLLLPMQTVRLVQDSRLARAMQGLTIGANRIHSQAIKRLGRNLRVVAVDNDLFVQAIESQGGQWMLGVQWHPEYLLYHGGHRQIFRQFVQAALEFKRSRLEPDSETTSYDQAPGRSDP; encoded by the coding sequence ATGCATGATCCGTCATTAGATGAACCGGAGTTGCCAGGCCTCACTATCGGGATCAGCGGACCCTCACGGCGCGCGACCACCCACCGCCTGATCAGCCTGGGGTTGCGGATGTACGGGGCACATACCCATTACATTCGGCCCGGCTCCCACACCAATGTCCCTTTGCTGGATGGGTTGGTGCTGTCTGGTGGCACACACATTCATCCTGAGCGCTACGGTCAACAGCCACAGGTGTCAGCGCGATATGATCCACGTCGGGACGCTACCGACTACCGTTTGCTCGAGCAGGCGGAACGCATAGGGATTCCGGTGCTGGGCATCTGCCGAGGCGCCCAGTTAATCAATATTTTTCATGGCGGGTCGTTGTGTCAGAACGTCAAACCGATCCGGGTCCACACCCGGCATCGCCCACTGCTGCTGCCCATGCAGACAGTCAGGCTGGTACAGGACAGCCGGCTCGCACGGGCCATGCAAGGCCTGACCATCGGCGCGAACCGCATCCACAGCCAGGCGATCAAGCGGCTGGGCCGGAATCTCAGGGTTGTTGCGGTTGATAACGACCTGTTCGTTCAGGCGATCGAGAGCCAGGGCGGGCAATGGATGCTGGGTGTCCAATGGCACCCGGAATATCTGCTATACCATGGAGGACATCGCCAGATCTTTCGGCAGTTTGTTCAGGCGGCCCTCGAGTTCAAGCGGAGCCGGCTCGAGCCGGACTCTGAGACCACCTCATACGACCAAGCTCCAGGGAGGAGTGACCCATGA
- a CDS encoding translocation/assembly module TamB domain-containing protein produces the protein MTEQTTQQQPTSSGRRSVWFWLACVVLVLLLLPVLLVALVLLALRSETGTAWVLEQIPGLEIVDGRGTVLGEWQADRVVWQGYGVDVNVASPRLDWSPSCLFRKRLCLETLQAEQIAVELEPADDTPQQEREPITLPEIELPLGLRIGEIRLGPLLINDGTVWDELRLAAEGAGADWQIGEAFYRWQDYSVTLSGRLETRRDWPVDLDVLAALPPPAGDQWQIDLNLRGSVRDLRLRGLSQGYLNADLEGEVEPLDPDLPARLRIESESFLAHGSLPETLTLQDWFVEADGSLAQGFDTEAQATLPGTQGPVALSLEGDVTTSDAQDIELVLASGEGEAQGVVTVKGGVGWQGGLDARADISLRSFPWYSLLPDMEEPAVRVEDLDGSVSWADGRYQARLTAAVAGPQGDASLSSKVDGDTEAVRLTDLKVKTEAGSLSGRSTVFFKEGLAWEGALKLNEFNPGYWVPALDASLSGTVDTEGRLREGQIPDLQANVDLSGQWQARPARIKGGLDTASGSWKVSGLALDVGDNRIRGAGQWGEKLDGSVQVKLPEPGQLLEGLAGKLAASIRLSGTPDQPAGSVSLDAEGLAWQDTVAAKQVTIDAAMQPGFRLKGEVRASGIDAAGQSIESVELDLEGDRNDHWLAITAVHSFADLRLRFAGGFAGEGWTAWTGQLSEGEVSLPEQEQRWTLEAPASLAYSDSGRLALGAHCWAWQQSQLCAGDQVLLPTPSLDYRLIDFPTAALEPFLPENIRWQTLLNAGLKLTMTETGPSGRIELDAGSADVGVLLDGEWDDFRYEQLQVVLNLKPEAAELELALAGPQIGKLSVDAAVDPRAEDRRIEGEFQLEKLDIALAGLVAGLEDVAGEIQGRGRLSGPLMRPAVNGELTLTGGRLVDSRLPVLMESIEAQVTLLGYSADLTGRVETGGDGFLDLDGSVDWRRKPEGQISLRGEQVAVNLEPYAQLDLAPDLNIHFRQGQLRVKGVLAVPRGAIEIQGLPPQAVTVSGDEVIVGVEKEKPLVENLEMDVRVVVGEDEVSFVAFGVEGNLEGTLRIGNNMDTRGTLSLVDGRYEAFGQELELRTARVLFVGAIAQPYLEIEAVRKVDAVVAGIRLTGPAQSPTTEVFSVPDMPEGVALSYLILGRAPQTRGEEGQMSTAALSLTLNQTAELTGKIGDELGIDQFALEAEGAGDETSVVASGYLTDKLSLRYGVGIFEPITTVALRYDIGKYFYLEAASGLASSLDIFYTRDF, from the coding sequence TTGACAGAGCAAACCACCCAACAACAGCCGACGTCATCTGGCCGCCGATCGGTGTGGTTCTGGCTGGCCTGTGTCGTGTTGGTGTTGCTTCTCCTGCCGGTGCTTCTGGTCGCATTGGTTTTGCTGGCCTTGCGCTCGGAGACCGGCACCGCCTGGGTGCTGGAACAAATACCCGGGCTGGAAATCGTCGATGGCCGGGGCACGGTGCTTGGGGAATGGCAGGCAGATCGTGTGGTCTGGCAAGGTTACGGTGTGGACGTAAACGTGGCGTCCCCGCGTCTCGACTGGTCGCCATCGTGCCTGTTCAGGAAGCGGCTGTGCCTGGAAACCCTGCAGGCCGAACAGATCGCCGTCGAGCTTGAACCGGCGGATGACACACCGCAGCAGGAACGCGAACCCATCACTCTGCCAGAGATTGAGCTGCCCCTGGGGCTGCGCATTGGCGAAATCCGCCTGGGGCCGCTTCTGATCAACGACGGCACGGTCTGGGATGAGTTGCGGCTGGCAGCGGAGGGTGCGGGTGCCGATTGGCAAATCGGCGAAGCCTTCTACCGGTGGCAGGATTACTCGGTCACCCTGTCGGGTCGGCTGGAGACACGCCGGGACTGGCCGGTTGACCTCGATGTGCTGGCCGCGCTGCCGCCGCCCGCGGGCGATCAGTGGCAGATCGATCTTAACCTGCGAGGCAGTGTCCGGGATCTGCGCTTGCGTGGGCTCAGCCAGGGATACCTGAATGCCGATCTGGAGGGAGAAGTCGAGCCACTGGACCCGGACCTGCCGGCACGGCTGCGCATCGAGTCGGAATCATTTCTGGCCCATGGCTCCCTACCTGAAACCCTTACCCTGCAGGACTGGTTTGTGGAAGCAGACGGCAGCCTGGCGCAGGGATTCGATACCGAAGCTCAAGCGACGCTGCCCGGCACCCAGGGCCCGGTGGCGCTTTCGCTCGAGGGCGATGTCACCACATCAGACGCCCAGGACATTGAACTGGTGCTCGCATCGGGTGAGGGCGAGGCGCAAGGCGTGGTCACCGTGAAGGGTGGAGTGGGCTGGCAGGGTGGGCTGGACGCCAGAGCGGATATTTCCCTTCGTAGCTTCCCCTGGTATTCGCTTCTGCCGGATATGGAAGAACCGGCGGTTCGGGTTGAGGATCTTGATGGTTCAGTCAGTTGGGCTGACGGACGCTATCAAGCGCGCCTGACTGCAGCGGTGGCCGGGCCCCAGGGAGATGCCTCGCTGTCATCGAAAGTAGACGGCGATACCGAAGCGGTCCGCCTGACTGATCTGAAGGTAAAGACCGAGGCGGGCTCTTTGAGTGGGCGCAGCACGGTCTTTTTCAAAGAGGGCCTGGCATGGGAAGGCGCTCTCAAGCTGAATGAGTTCAATCCGGGCTATTGGGTGCCGGCGTTGGACGCCAGTTTGAGCGGTACCGTGGATACCGAGGGCCGGTTGAGGGAAGGCCAGATTCCTGACCTGCAGGCGAACGTGGATTTGTCCGGGCAGTGGCAGGCCAGGCCCGCGCGGATCAAAGGCGGACTGGATACCGCCTCGGGCAGCTGGAAAGTATCCGGGCTTGCGCTGGACGTGGGTGATAACCGGATTCGGGGTGCGGGGCAGTGGGGTGAAAAGCTGGACGGCTCCGTGCAGGTGAAGTTGCCCGAGCCCGGGCAGTTGCTTGAGGGCTTGGCCGGAAAGCTGGCCGCGAGTATCCGGCTTTCCGGCACGCCGGATCAGCCTGCAGGAAGCGTGTCACTTGATGCAGAGGGTCTGGCCTGGCAGGACACGGTTGCGGCAAAGCAGGTTACCATCGATGCCGCCATGCAACCGGGGTTCCGGCTGAAAGGTGAGGTGCGGGCAAGTGGCATTGATGCCGCCGGACAGTCCATCGAATCCGTTGAGCTCGATCTGGAGGGCGACCGGAATGATCATTGGCTGGCAATAACGGCGGTTCACTCGTTCGCTGACCTGCGCCTGCGCTTTGCTGGCGGTTTCGCTGGCGAGGGCTGGACGGCCTGGACTGGCCAGTTATCCGAGGGGGAAGTTTCTCTGCCGGAACAGGAACAGCGCTGGACGCTGGAAGCGCCGGCGTCACTGGCTTATTCCGACAGTGGCCGGCTGGCGTTGGGCGCGCACTGCTGGGCCTGGCAACAGAGTCAGCTCTGCGCCGGCGATCAGGTCCTGCTTCCCACTCCGTCACTGGATTACCGGCTCATCGATTTTCCGACGGCCGCACTGGAGCCATTTCTGCCCGAAAATATTCGCTGGCAGACGCTCCTGAATGCCGGCCTCAAGCTGACCATGACAGAGACTGGTCCGTCCGGCCGGATCGAGCTGGATGCCGGCAGCGCTGATGTGGGTGTGCTTCTGGACGGTGAGTGGGATGACTTCCGGTACGAGCAGTTGCAAGTGGTGCTCAACCTGAAACCGGAAGCCGCTGAGCTCGAGCTGGCGCTGGCGGGGCCGCAAATCGGCAAGTTGTCTGTGGATGCAGCCGTTGATCCCCGTGCGGAGGATCGGCGGATCGAGGGCGAGTTCCAGCTTGAAAAACTGGACATCGCGCTGGCGGGTTTGGTGGCCGGCCTCGAGGATGTTGCCGGTGAAATACAGGGGCGTGGACGGCTTTCGGGGCCGTTAATGCGCCCGGCCGTGAACGGTGAACTCACTCTGACCGGGGGGCGGCTGGTGGATTCCCGGTTGCCGGTTTTAATGGAATCCATCGAGGCGCAAGTAACGTTGCTTGGCTATTCCGCAGACCTGACGGGGCGCGTCGAAACCGGCGGCGATGGCTTCCTTGACCTGGACGGCAGCGTCGACTGGCGGCGGAAACCGGAGGGTCAGATCAGCCTTCGTGGCGAGCAGGTGGCCGTGAACCTCGAACCCTACGCCCAGCTCGACCTGGCTCCAGACCTGAACATCCATTTCCGTCAGGGCCAGTTGCGCGTGAAAGGGGTGCTTGCGGTTCCCCGGGGTGCCATCGAAATCCAGGGGCTTCCACCGCAGGCGGTGACGGTTTCCGGAGACGAGGTGATCGTCGGCGTGGAGAAAGAAAAACCGCTGGTTGAGAATCTGGAGATGGATGTCCGGGTGGTGGTTGGTGAAGACGAAGTTTCGTTTGTAGCCTTCGGAGTTGAGGGTAACCTGGAGGGGACGCTGCGTATTGGCAACAACATGGATACCCGTGGCACGCTGAGCCTGGTCGACGGCCGTTATGAAGCGTTTGGCCAGGAACTCGAGCTGCGCACGGCTCGCGTACTGTTCGTAGGCGCGATCGCCCAGCCCTACCTGGAAATCGAAGCCGTCCGCAAAGTCGATGCCGTGGTGGCCGGTATCCGCCTGACCGGGCCTGCGCAATCACCCACGACAGAAGTATTTTCCGTACCCGATATGCCCGAGGGCGTTGCCCTGTCCTATCTGATTCTTGGGCGGGCACCCCAGACACGGGGCGAAGAGGGGCAGATGAGCACTGCGGCCCTGTCACTGACCTTGAATCAGACCGCCGAGCTGACGGGTAAGATTGGCGATGAGCTGGGCATTGATCAGTTTGCCCTTGAAGCCGAAGGCGCCGGTGATGAAACCTCGGTGGTTGCCAGTGGCTACCTGACGGACAAACTCAGCCTGCGTTACGGCGTCGGTATTTTTGAGCCGATTACGACGGTGGCATTGCGCTACGATATCGGCAAATATTTCTACCTCGAAGCGGCCAGTGGCCTGGCCTCTTCGCTGGATATTTTCTATACCCGAGATTTCTAG
- a CDS encoding SIMPL domain-containing protein translates to MNTGSLLARLGVPLMLLPALALAGEVSLSGEGSVRYQPDSARLQFTAVVEHEVPQQATEQVAALMAQWRDAIEDYEDDLQDYTDANVHLYSRTLPPSERGGEPDKKAVASQTVTFEINDLSLLNPLLQQAQSIGLRYNLSPGHFFYSEEEELEQEALARAIADARARCEFVADQLGESCGDVISMQVNGGMHPGPRMMAEARAAADTVSNVGIREVTASVTATFELD, encoded by the coding sequence ATGAATACTGGAAGCCTACTCGCGCGCCTCGGCGTGCCCCTCATGCTTCTGCCCGCCCTTGCCCTCGCCGGCGAAGTCTCACTGAGCGGCGAAGGCAGCGTGCGTTACCAGCCAGACAGCGCGCGACTGCAGTTTACCGCCGTCGTCGAACACGAAGTGCCACAGCAGGCGACGGAACAGGTGGCGGCGTTGATGGCGCAGTGGCGGGATGCCATTGAGGATTACGAGGACGACCTTCAGGACTACACCGACGCGAACGTGCACCTGTATTCACGAACCCTGCCGCCGAGTGAGCGCGGTGGTGAACCGGATAAAAAAGCCGTTGCATCCCAGACAGTCACCTTCGAGATCAATGACCTGTCGCTACTGAATCCCCTGCTGCAACAAGCCCAGTCGATCGGTTTGCGCTACAACCTGAGCCCGGGCCATTTTTTCTACTCTGAAGAGGAAGAGCTGGAACAAGAAGCTCTGGCCCGAGCCATTGCCGATGCCCGGGCCCGCTGCGAATTCGTTGCCGATCAACTGGGCGAATCCTGCGGGGACGTGATCAGCATGCAGGTAAACGGTGGCATGCACCCCGGCCCCAGAATGATGGCGGAAGCCCGGGCTGCCGCAGACACCGTGTCCAACGTCGGCATCCGGGAAGTGACTGCTTCAGTAACCGCCACTTTCGAACTCGACTGA
- a CDS encoding amidoligase family protein: MDHRNACLMPDIMHTSDQKERRVGIELELSGLSYDQLVFIVADFLGTKPRLESRYVTKLETDLGEFTVELDSELVKDLDFSDAGLPDSIRELGGQALEVIDAAAERIVPLEIITPPLPFSEVEQIESLVNTLREHGALGSRESIYYAFGLQLNPELPDLKPATVVRYLQAFAGLYEWLKSRHQLDISRKMTTYIEPWSSRYTTRLMEDDYEPDQAELLHDYLKYNPTRNRALDLLPLFAHLDSSLLGEYVQDTRIKSRPTLHYRLPDCDIDNPSWRFADVWNDWVVLEQIASNAHQLADLRARYREAQKLNLHNLTHSWLDSSSEWLQSLGYA, encoded by the coding sequence ATGGACCATCGCAACGCATGCCTCATGCCGGACATCATGCACACCAGCGATCAGAAGGAACGCCGCGTAGGCATAGAACTGGAGCTATCGGGTCTCAGCTATGACCAGCTCGTATTCATCGTGGCTGATTTTCTGGGCACCAAGCCCCGACTGGAATCCCGCTATGTGACCAAGCTGGAAACCGATCTCGGCGAATTTACGGTGGAACTCGATTCCGAACTGGTCAAGGATCTCGACTTCAGCGACGCCGGCCTGCCCGATTCCATCAGGGAACTGGGTGGACAGGCCCTGGAAGTGATTGATGCCGCAGCCGAACGTATTGTGCCGCTGGAAATCATCACGCCGCCGCTGCCGTTCAGCGAGGTCGAGCAAATCGAGTCTCTGGTGAACACATTGCGCGAGCACGGAGCCCTTGGCAGTCGGGAATCCATCTATTACGCATTCGGGCTGCAGCTGAATCCGGAATTGCCGGACCTGAAACCGGCAACAGTGGTTCGCTACCTGCAAGCGTTTGCCGGACTTTATGAGTGGCTCAAATCCCGCCACCAGCTGGACATCAGCCGCAAGATGACCACCTATATCGAGCCCTGGAGCAGTCGCTACACCACCCGGCTGATGGAGGACGACTACGAACCGGACCAGGCCGAGCTGCTGCACGACTATCTCAAGTACAACCCGACCCGGAACCGGGCTCTGGACCTGCTGCCGCTGTTCGCCCATCTGGATTCATCTTTGCTGGGGGAGTACGTACAGGATACCCGGATAAAGAGTCGCCCCACCCTGCACTACCGGCTGCCAGACTGCGACATTGACAACCCCTCCTGGCGATTCGCCGACGTCTGGAACGACTGGGTGGTGCTTGAACAGATCGCTTCCAACGCGCACCAACTGGCCGATCTTCGGGCCAGATACCGCGAGGCGCAGAAGCTGAATCTCCACAACCTGACCCATAGCTGGCTGGACAGCTCATCCGAATGGTTGCAGAGTCTGGGGTATGCATGA